One region of Zingiber officinale cultivar Zhangliang chromosome 7B, Zo_v1.1, whole genome shotgun sequence genomic DNA includes:
- the LOC122005160 gene encoding uncharacterized protein LOC122005160 — MAVSVFKSSSKRGAYASPSTTSSSTRDRPIEDSGKKIPLRRSRSIVSSPRSNENSTSKHFLEYANTRDNPLFDCTSSSPSSPEAECLSEAMKSDVLECRRGRSLVKHSNFRSESTCSARERSSSRDMVRQSRVRSLSRGQSHISEDRHWEERNSRDYFSETESSMRNYYQIEHFPPDLESGGLYEMVRSEVHSAVSEITTNLENVIKRKVPVDSIGNVPPELVNQDEIELVPDIQREYTFMLEQSQERIRKLQADLAIEEQRRHELSRILNNIVLENEKSSSTRKSKMKRKASIERLKMSRRLAEEAMTYFDECVSLSAFDGSDFSSQEDQQINSTLGVISTRNRRFLSNGCSSYAISDYPITQFEHHEGLDNDNRPSHSSSVSDSTIINHCIDRALDIIHHNGGDDLPEFYTPRKGNSYFQYGDEPAGSLGLHKIRNDHTGSVGAHEIRNYIPDLEKTTKSIEGVKEESTYNAKDYSSTPSDESLLFEKVTFRNRINFGGMLVCSINTF, encoded by the exons ATGGCCGTCTCAGTCTTCAAATCTTCATCTAAGAGAGGCGCTTATGCTTCACCTTCTACCACATCTTCATCAACAAGGGATCGGCCGATAGAGGATTCAGGGAAGAAGATCCCTCTTCGGAGGTCAAGAAGCATCGTTTCGTCTCCGAGAAGCAATGAAAATTCAACGTCAAAACATTTCTTAGAATATGCTAACACAAGGGATAATCCCCTTTTTGATTGTACAAGTTCATCACCGTCATCGCCAGAAGCTGAGTGCTTGAGTGAAGCTATGAAAAGTGATGTCTTGGAATGTAGAAGAGGGCGATCCTTGGTGAAGCACTCCAATTTCAGAAGCGAAAGTACATGTAGTGCGAGGGAAAGGAGTTCGTCCAGAGATATGGTTAGGCAGTCTCGAGTTCGGTCTCTTTCGAGGGGGCAATCTCATATTTCTGAG GACCGCCATTGGGAGGAAAGAAATTCTAGAGACTACTTTTCTGAAACAGAGTCATCAATGAGAAAT TATTATCAAATTGAGCATTTTCCACCTGATCTTGAAAGTGGTGGACTTTATGAAATGGTTCGATCAGAAGTACATTCTGCAGTTTCTGAAATCACAACTAACCTGGAGAAT GTTATCAAGAGAAAGGTTCCAGTAGACAGTATTGGCAATGTCCCTCCTGAGTTGGTTAATCAGGATGAAATTGAATTAGTTCCTGACATCCAAAGGGAATATACATTCATGCTCGAACAG TCCCAAGAACGCATAAggaaactacaagctgatttggCTATTGAAGAGCAACGTCGGCATGAGCTAAGCAGAATATTGAACAACATAGTACTTGAAAATGAAAAGAGCTCTAGTACACgcaaatctaaaatgaaaagaAAG GCAAGCATAGAACGACTCAAGATGTCTAGGCGTCTAGCAGAAGAAGCAATGACATATTTTGATGAATGTGTTTCACTGTCAGCGTTTGATGGTTCCGACTTCTCCTCCCAAGAGGATCAACAGATAAACTCTACTCTTGGAGTCATTTCAACAAGAAATAGAAGGTTTCTCTCAAATGGATGCTCAAGCTATGCTATATCAGATTACCCCATCACTCAATTTGAACATCATGAG GGTTTGGACAATGATAATAGGCCTTCACACAGTTCTTCAGTATCTGACTCGACAATTATCAACCATTGTATTGATAGAGCTCTTGATATTATTCATCATAATGGTGGAGATGATCTACCAGAGTTCTACACACCACGTAAGGGAAACTCTTATTTCCAATATGGAGATGAACCTGCTGGATCCCTTGGACTtcataaaataagaaatgacCATACTGGATCTGTTGGAGCTCATGAAATCAGAAACTACATTCCCGACTTGGAGAAGACGACTAAATCCATTGAAGGTGTGAAAGAAGAATCAACTTATAATGCTAAAGACTATTCTTCAACCCCATCAGACGAAAGCTTACTTTTTGAGAAGGTGACATTCAGAAACAGAATAAACTTTGGtggtatgcttgtttgtagtatCAAtaccttttaa
- the LOC122005161 gene encoding transcription factor MYB2-like, whose amino-acid sequence MEFQEGINCSSFTEVQGEEMDLRRGPWTVEEDLVLMNYITAHGEGRWNSLARCAGLRRTGKSCRLRWLNYLRPDVRRGNITPEEQLLILELHSRWGNRWSKIAQHLPGRTDNEIKNYWRTRVQKHAKQLKCDVDSKKFKDVMRYLWVPRLVERIRAAGGASVPGWAEEPALGVAKRMSPSDSFGMQLSPPDPVSDGYEDGGVAKRAEDDRNWSESVYDDLALPDLDQNTWTDSLWSLEDIWLQEQF is encoded by the exons ATGGAGTTCCAAGAGGGGATCAATTGTAGCTCCTTCACCGAGGTACAGGGCGAGGAGATGGACCTGAGGAGGGGGCCGTGGACGGTGGAGGAAGACCTCGTTCTCATGAATTATATCACTGCTCACGGCGAAGGCCGATGGAATTCCTTGGCTCGTTGTGCCg GGCTGAGGCGAACGGGAAAGAGCTGCCGGCTCCGATGGCTGAACTATCTCCGCCCCGACGTTCGGCGGGGAAACATCACGCCGGAGGAGCAACTCCTCATCCTCGAGCTCCACTCGCGCTGGGGAAACCGGTGGTCGAAGATCGCGCAGCACCTGCCGGGGCGGACCGACAACGAGATCAAGAACTACTGGAGGACGCGCGTGCAGAAGCACGCGAAGCAGCTCAAGTGCGACGTCGACAGCAAGAAGTTCAAGGACGTCATGCGCTACCTGTGGGTGCCCCGCCTCGTCGAGCGCATCCGCGCCGCCGGCGGCGCCTCTGTTCCGGGGTGGGCGGAGGAACCGGCGCTCGGCGTCGCCAAGCGGATGAGTCCCTCGGACTCCTTCGGGATGCAGCTCTCGCCGCCCGATCCGGTTTCCGACGGATACGAGGACGGCGGGGTGGCGAAGCGGGCAGAGGACGACCGCAATTGGTCGGAGTCGGTTTACGATGACCTGGCGTTGCCGGACTTAGACCAGAACACGTGGACGGACAGTCTATGGAGTCTTGAAGacatttggttgcaggaacagttCTAA